In Amycolatopsis sp. EV170708-02-1, the following are encoded in one genomic region:
- a CDS encoding SDR family NAD(P)-dependent oxidoreductase has protein sequence MGEAVGRRAVLGGAAAAGVAMLAANTAVAGEDRRRFAGKVVIVTGATSGIGRETAIAFAAAGAKVGFCGRREELGRGVEREIRRAGGEATYVRADVRVPEQVQAFVDGVARRYGRLDIAFNNAGIHLGKPLHETSVDEWEDVQRTNARGVFLSIKYEVPHLLKAGGGVIVCTASAQAEQTRPGHAAYTSSKRAVQGLVRAAALDYGAKGIRVLSIDPGTTDTQLVRPPGIPDDQWARFKEAWGPLNVHGLPRMGEAADIASAVLALASPDFGYLTGTSVLVDGGLNTGRPMVMPPGFTPPG, from the coding sequence GTGGGCGAAGCAGTGGGCAGGCGCGCGGTGCTCGGAGGCGCGGCGGCGGCCGGGGTCGCGATGCTGGCCGCGAACACCGCCGTGGCTGGGGAAGACCGGCGACGGTTCGCGGGCAAGGTCGTGATCGTCACCGGGGCGACGTCGGGGATCGGCCGTGAGACGGCCATCGCCTTCGCCGCGGCCGGGGCCAAGGTCGGTTTCTGTGGCAGGCGGGAAGAACTCGGCCGCGGGGTCGAGCGGGAGATCCGCCGGGCCGGCGGGGAAGCGACCTATGTCCGGGCGGACGTCCGGGTCCCGGAACAGGTGCAGGCCTTCGTGGACGGCGTCGCCCGCCGGTACGGCAGGCTCGACATCGCGTTCAACAACGCCGGGATCCACCTCGGCAAGCCGCTGCACGAGACCTCTGTCGACGAATGGGAGGACGTGCAGCGCACCAACGCGCGGGGCGTGTTCCTCTCGATCAAATACGAGGTGCCGCATCTGCTCAAGGCGGGCGGCGGGGTGATCGTCTGCACCGCGTCGGCGCAGGCCGAGCAGACCAGGCCGGGGCACGCCGCCTACACCTCGAGCAAACGTGCCGTGCAGGGTCTCGTGCGCGCGGCCGCGCTGGACTACGGGGCGAAGGGGATCCGGGTGCTGTCGATCGATCCGGGGACGACGGACACCCAGCTGGTGCGTCCGCCGGGGATTCCGGACGACCAGTGGGCGCGGTTCAAGGAGGCTTGGGGGCCGCTGAACGTCCACGGTCTGCCCCGGATGGGTGAGGCGGCGGACATCGCTTCCGCCGTCCTCGCTCTGGCGTCACCGGATTTCGGCTATCTGACCGGGACTTCCGTGCTCGTCGACGGTGGGTTGAACACCGGGCGGCCGATGGTCATGCCGCCCGGTTTCACGCCGCCGGGCTGA
- a CDS encoding ABC transporter ATP-binding protein, with protein MLSLRELSVEVAGTTLIRELRLDVGEGEVVGLLGPNGSGKSTALRCVYRALAPSGGAVLLDGTDIAEQGLRETARRVAALTQDSRADLDFTVEEVVALGRSPHQRGNLRLSARERALCREALRRMDITHLAQRSVLTLSGGERQRVLVARALVQEPEVLVLDEPTNHLDVRHQVELLKFLRGCGLTVLVALHDLNLAAAVCHRIALLRAGSLAACGTPAEVLTPETVHAVFGVEVTQVTHPVTGALQLLYDLPADETEGISR; from the coding sequence ATGTTGTCGCTGCGCGAACTTTCCGTCGAGGTGGCCGGGACGACGTTGATCCGTGAGCTGCGCTTGGACGTCGGCGAGGGCGAGGTCGTCGGTCTCCTCGGCCCCAACGGCAGCGGCAAGTCGACCGCGTTGCGCTGTGTCTACCGCGCGCTGGCCCCGTCCGGCGGCGCGGTCCTGCTCGACGGGACCGACATCGCCGAGCAGGGCTTGCGCGAAACCGCCCGCCGCGTCGCCGCGCTCACCCAGGACAGCCGAGCGGATCTGGACTTCACCGTCGAGGAGGTCGTCGCGCTCGGCCGGTCGCCGCATCAGCGCGGCAATCTCCGGCTTTCGGCCCGTGAACGCGCGCTGTGCCGGGAAGCGTTGCGGCGGATGGACATCACCCATCTCGCGCAGCGGAGTGTGCTGACGCTTTCGGGTGGCGAACGGCAGCGCGTCCTGGTGGCGAGGGCGCTCGTGCAGGAACCGGAGGTGCTGGTCCTCGACGAGCCGACCAACCACCTCGACGTCCGCCACCAGGTGGAACTGCTGAAGTTCTTGCGCGGCTGCGGGCTCACCGTGCTCGTCGCGCTGCACGACCTCAACCTCGCCGCCGCCGTCTGCCACCGGATCGCGTTGCTGCGCGCCGGATCGCTGGCCGCCTGCGGCACCCCGGCCGAAGTGCTCACGCCGGAAACCGTCCACGCCGTGTTCGGCGTCGAGGTCACCCAGGTGACCCATCCCGTGACCGGCGCGCTCCAACTGCTCTACGACCTTCCCGCCGACGAAACCGAGGGGATCTCACGATGA
- a CDS encoding dihydrofolate reductase family protein yields the protein MGKTIVDISPSLDGYMAGEGVGVDAPFGTAGQRLTAWSMEDPDDADKSAARVMFENTGAFVIGRTLFDVGIGLWGEDGTWGMPVYVVTHRPGPDLVKGPTRFSFVDGVEEALRLAKETAAGRDVVIAGGASVVRQALAGGWVDELRLHVVPEMVGGGTRLFEGVSPASLVQVSAAAGRHAVHVTYRVEGRD from the coding sequence GTGGGGAAGACGATCGTCGACATCAGCCCGTCGCTGGACGGGTACATGGCGGGCGAAGGCGTCGGTGTGGACGCGCCATTCGGGACCGCGGGACAGCGGCTCACCGCGTGGAGCATGGAGGACCCGGACGACGCCGACAAGTCGGCGGCCAGGGTGATGTTCGAGAACACCGGCGCGTTCGTCATCGGCCGGACACTGTTCGACGTGGGGATCGGGCTGTGGGGCGAGGACGGGACCTGGGGGATGCCGGTCTACGTCGTCACTCATCGGCCGGGACCCGATCTGGTGAAGGGACCGACGCGGTTCTCGTTCGTCGACGGCGTCGAGGAGGCGCTCCGGCTGGCGAAGGAGACGGCGGCCGGGCGTGACGTCGTGATCGCGGGCGGGGCGTCGGTCGTCCGGCAGGCGCTCGCCGGTGGCTGGGTCGACGAACTGCGGCTGCACGTCGTGCCGGAGATGGTCGGCGGCGGCACCCGCTTGTTCGAGGGGGTGAGTCCCGCGTCCCTCGTCCAGGTAAGTGCGGCCGCCGGAAGGCACGCGGTGCATGTGACCTACCGCGTCGAGGGGCGCGACTAG
- a CDS encoding response regulator transcription factor: MPIRVLIADDQSLVRAGFRVLVESEDDMEVVGEAGDGATAAALAERLRPDVVLMDVQMPGTDGIEGIRRIAANPELSAVRVLILTTFDTEEYAVAGITAGASGFLLKNTAPAQLLHGIRVVAGGEELLAPGLTRRLIARLVTPAPPTVDDTVFAELTVREREVVALVAEGLSNAEITARLFISMATTKTHVSRALGKLGARDRAQLVAMAYRHGLVSPPEPGR, translated from the coding sequence ATGCCGATCCGGGTGCTCATCGCCGACGACCAATCCCTGGTCCGGGCGGGCTTCCGGGTGCTCGTGGAGTCCGAGGACGACATGGAGGTCGTCGGCGAGGCCGGAGACGGCGCCACCGCGGCCGCCCTCGCCGAGCGGCTCCGCCCCGATGTGGTCCTGATGGACGTGCAGATGCCCGGCACCGACGGGATCGAGGGCATCCGGCGTATCGCCGCGAACCCGGAGCTTTCGGCGGTGCGCGTCCTCATCCTCACCACTTTCGACACCGAGGAGTACGCGGTCGCGGGTATCACCGCGGGCGCGAGCGGTTTCCTGCTCAAGAACACCGCACCCGCCCAGCTCCTGCACGGGATCCGGGTGGTGGCGGGCGGTGAGGAGCTGCTCGCCCCCGGGCTGACCCGAAGGCTGATCGCGCGGCTCGTCACCCCCGCGCCACCGACGGTGGACGACACGGTGTTCGCCGAACTCACCGTGCGGGAACGAGAAGTCGTCGCGCTCGTCGCCGAAGGACTGAGCAACGCGGAGATCACCGCCCGGTTGTTCATCAGCATGGCGACGACCAAGACCCACGTCAGCCGCGCGCTGGGCAAACTCGGCGCGCGGGACCGGGCTCAGCTGGTCGCCATGGCCTATCGGCACGGCCTGGTCAGCCCACCCGAGCCCGGCCGGTGA
- a CDS encoding cysteine synthase family protein, giving the protein MTAMSALVHEHVTDAIKTPSLIRLEPNVVLIRFETLKVYAALGAVRSLLADGSVRKGQTLIDSSSGIYALALAMACHRYGLRCHIVASTTVDLTMRSQLEILGATVDQMPPSDDLRLDQRRRVARVRELLDRYPDMHWMRQYHDPVHYLGYAEVADLVARALPSGPLTVVGSVGTGASTGGIARSLRERDPDVRLTGVQPFGSVTFGSERFTDPDAIIAGIGSAIPFDNVDHELYDRIHWLDFAHAMAATVGLMREHAVFAGLSTGAAYLVAGWEAARNPERTHVVIGADTGHRYTARVFSRHREAVDPASLAPREIASLDELALPWAAMDWRRRRFGKPSPRLYRKERAS; this is encoded by the coding sequence GTGACCGCGATGTCCGCGCTGGTCCACGAACACGTCACCGACGCGATCAAGACGCCGTCGCTGATCCGGCTCGAACCGAACGTCGTGCTGATCCGCTTCGAAACACTGAAGGTCTACGCCGCGCTCGGCGCCGTCCGGTCGTTGCTCGCCGACGGATCCGTCCGAAAAGGACAGACGCTGATCGACAGCTCCAGCGGGATCTACGCGCTCGCGCTGGCGATGGCCTGCCACCGCTACGGCCTGCGCTGCCATATCGTGGCGTCGACGACCGTCGACCTCACGATGCGTTCGCAGCTGGAGATCCTCGGCGCGACGGTGGATCAGATGCCGCCGTCGGACGACCTCCGCCTCGACCAGCGGCGCCGGGTCGCGCGCGTGCGTGAACTCCTGGACCGGTATCCGGACATGCACTGGATGCGCCAGTACCACGATCCCGTGCACTACCTGGGATACGCCGAGGTCGCCGATCTCGTCGCCCGCGCCCTGCCGTCCGGGCCGCTCACCGTCGTCGGCAGCGTCGGCACCGGCGCGTCGACCGGCGGGATCGCGCGCTCGCTGCGCGAACGCGATCCCGATGTCCGGCTGACCGGGGTCCAGCCCTTCGGCAGTGTCACCTTCGGCAGCGAACGCTTCACCGACCCGGACGCGATCATCGCGGGTATCGGCTCCGCCATCCCGTTCGACAACGTCGACCACGAGCTGTACGACCGGATCCATTGGCTGGACTTCGCGCACGCCATGGCCGCGACCGTCGGCCTGATGCGCGAGCACGCCGTGTTCGCCGGGCTGTCCACCGGCGCCGCATACCTCGTCGCGGGCTGGGAGGCGGCGCGGAATCCGGAGCGGACGCATGTGGTGATCGGCGCCGACACCGGACATCGCTACACGGCAAGGGTTTTCTCCCGGCATCGCGAGGCGGTCGACCCGGCTTCGCTCGCGCCGCGCGAGATCGCTTCGCTGGACGAACTCGCCCTGCCGTGGGCCGCGATGGATTGGCGGCGCCGCCGATTCGGGAAACCTTCGCCGCGGTTGTACCGGAAGGAGCGGGCGTCGTGA
- a CDS encoding SDR family oxidoreductase, which produces MTKTLAIFGAGPVLGLSLARRFGREGFRIALVARTTENLDALVAELARDGIEASGFVADVYEPDRIAAAVTAIGRIDAVAFNPGGGTMGEGIVPVLDVDPENLRLILDRFLVSAVALVRAVLPDMTERGDGAILFTAGQSGLHPAPFLGNVGMAQAALRNYFHNLNAVLADKGVYAGAVNVGALIEGSVPHRALTASSMDFEPEVIHPDVFADAFWKLYETREAPEALVGSFGR; this is translated from the coding sequence ATGACCAAGACACTCGCGATCTTCGGCGCCGGACCGGTGCTGGGACTTTCGCTCGCCCGCCGGTTCGGCCGCGAGGGCTTCCGGATCGCCCTCGTCGCGCGCACCACCGAGAACCTCGACGCGCTCGTCGCCGAACTCGCCCGCGACGGCATCGAGGCGAGCGGGTTCGTCGCCGATGTCTACGAACCGGATCGGATCGCCGCCGCCGTCACCGCCATCGGCCGGATCGACGCGGTCGCGTTCAACCCCGGCGGCGGGACCATGGGCGAGGGCATCGTGCCGGTGCTCGACGTGGATCCGGAGAACCTGCGGCTCATCCTGGACCGGTTCCTGGTGTCCGCGGTGGCACTCGTGCGCGCCGTCCTGCCGGACATGACCGAGCGCGGCGACGGCGCGATCCTGTTCACCGCCGGGCAATCCGGCCTGCACCCGGCGCCCTTCCTCGGCAACGTCGGCATGGCGCAGGCCGCGCTGCGGAACTACTTCCACAACCTGAACGCCGTGCTCGCGGACAAGGGGGTCTACGCCGGGGCCGTCAACGTCGGCGCGCTGATCGAGGGCAGCGTGCCCCATCGGGCACTCACCGCGAGCTCCATGGACTTCGAGCCCGAGGTGATCCACCCGGACGTCTTCGCCGACGCCTTCTGGAAGCTTTACGAGACGCGCGAAGCTCCCGAAGCGCTCGTCGGGTCTTTCGGGAGGTAG
- a CDS encoding sensor histidine kinase, with translation MSVRRPTTAETATGIGVAALVAVSAVTRIGPSGPEGTLGPLGAVLLVLLAALLTARRMFPFGVLVAVNAIVAAWFVLDFPGRLITVAALIACYTVAAERGWRLGAAAWAVTAAVSTVVVHGTLGVAWFDDRAVNALSLELAAVALGSAVHYHRAYAAGARERALRDRLRETEQRLEIARELHDVVGHTMVTISVQAGVATHVLERNPAQGAAALRTIKTISDEGLAEVQALLGMLRVDGTAADRGGLSRLETLLDVTRATGVPVELVVTGERRALPPRVDLAAFRTVQEALTNARRHARPTSIRVSLLYGDDVLEIGVRNDGAGESAPSPTGGNGISGLRSRATSLGGTLHAARSGETFEVTATLPVDR, from the coding sequence ATGAGCGTGAGACGACCCACGACGGCCGAGACCGCGACCGGGATCGGCGTGGCGGCGCTCGTGGCCGTCTCGGCGGTGACGCGGATCGGGCCGAGCGGACCGGAAGGCACGCTCGGCCCGCTCGGTGCCGTCCTGCTCGTGCTGCTGGCCGCGTTGCTCACCGCGCGCCGGATGTTCCCGTTCGGGGTGCTCGTGGCCGTCAACGCCATCGTCGCGGCGTGGTTCGTCCTCGACTTCCCCGGCAGGCTGATCACCGTGGCGGCGCTGATCGCCTGCTACACCGTCGCCGCCGAACGCGGCTGGCGGCTCGGCGCGGCGGCCTGGGCGGTCACCGCCGCGGTATCCACCGTCGTGGTGCACGGAACCCTCGGCGTGGCGTGGTTCGACGACCGGGCGGTGAACGCGCTTTCGCTGGAACTGGCCGCGGTGGCACTCGGTTCCGCCGTCCACTACCACCGCGCGTACGCCGCGGGCGCACGGGAACGGGCACTGCGAGACCGGTTGCGGGAAACCGAACAGCGGCTGGAGATCGCCCGCGAACTGCACGACGTGGTGGGCCACACCATGGTGACGATCAGCGTGCAGGCGGGCGTCGCGACCCATGTGCTGGAACGGAATCCGGCACAGGGCGCGGCCGCGCTGCGCACCATCAAGACGATCAGCGACGAAGGGCTGGCCGAAGTCCAAGCGCTGCTCGGCATGCTTCGCGTCGACGGGACCGCGGCCGACCGCGGCGGCCTCTCGCGGCTGGAGACCCTGCTGGACGTGACGCGGGCGACCGGTGTCCCCGTGGAACTGGTGGTGACGGGCGAACGCCGCGCCTTGCCGCCACGGGTGGACCTGGCCGCGTTCCGGACCGTCCAGGAAGCGCTGACCAACGCGCGACGGCACGCGCGGCCGACGTCGATCCGGGTCTCCCTGCTCTATGGTGACGACGTGCTGGAGATCGGGGTTCGCAACGACGGAGCGGGCGAGAGCGCCCCGTCTCCCACCGGGGGCAACGGGATCTCCGGGCTGCGCTCGCGGGCCACCTCCTTGGGCGGCACCCTGCACGCGGCGCGGTCCGGTGAGACCTTCGAGGTCACCGCCACGCTGCCGGTGGACCGCTGA
- a CDS encoding TetR/AcrR family transcriptional regulator — protein MTKPLRKDARRNRDLLIEAARGLYAARGLDVALEEIAKAAGVSIGTLYNHFPQRADLVNAVFADRTETVAKLAEHALSLDDAWTGLTSFVERVCELQAADHGYNELVSTRPPQAEDLEHGYELMTRIVERAKESGALREDFTLEDMAFVTWGIARTVEATATVRPEAWRRHLALLFDGMRAPAANPLPEPPLQPAELARVMGGCG, from the coding sequence ATGACCAAACCCCTGCGGAAGGACGCCCGGCGCAACCGCGACCTGCTGATCGAGGCGGCCAGGGGGCTCTACGCGGCACGCGGCCTCGACGTCGCGCTCGAAGAGATCGCCAAGGCGGCCGGCGTCAGCATCGGCACGCTGTACAACCACTTCCCGCAGCGCGCGGATCTGGTGAACGCCGTGTTCGCCGACCGGACCGAGACCGTCGCGAAACTGGCCGAACACGCGCTCTCCCTCGACGACGCCTGGACCGGCTTGACCTCGTTCGTCGAACGGGTCTGCGAACTGCAGGCCGCCGATCACGGCTACAACGAACTGGTCTCGACGCGGCCACCGCAGGCCGAGGACCTCGAACACGGCTACGAACTCATGACCCGGATCGTCGAACGCGCCAAGGAGAGCGGCGCCCTGCGCGAAGACTTCACCCTCGAAGACATGGCCTTCGTGACATGGGGGATCGCGCGCACCGTGGAAGCGACCGCGACCGTCCGCCCGGAGGCCTGGCGACGGCACCTCGCGCTACTGTTCGACGGAATGCGGGCACCCGCCGCGAATCCGCTACCTGAGCCCCCGCTTCAGCCGGCGGAACTGGCCCGGGTCATGGGCGGCTGCGGCTGA
- a CDS encoding ATP-grasp domain-containing protein, which translates to MTVVLLEALTFGLGRLADAAAEAGRKLVLYTGNRDIYRYELGVLGPDRVEVVDIDTTDIEACEAALRAIPDLAGIINSTDTWALPGAELTARLGLPGPDAAAVRVLRDKGAVRDLLYEHGLTRGRPVPVMVAEELGFPLVVKDSSGTSSRGVWLARDQAELDRARLEAKDTPLKGHLIAEPYFAGPLYSAETVTWQGRTRLLGILSRQLSPEPVRREEAAAFPVAFPEAEYAGLADWIGRVLKAAGHEQGFAHTEFVLTAEGPEVVEINIRIGGAMLGEALCRSLDTNVYSAMIAMALGKEPALLTRKIGGGPGVGFVLAYPAAEGVLKGWSGLDRLPGLPGAPEWYPTASPGDEIRHLTDQRSCTGIVLAEGPTAELALHRALAAAGGITPEIDS; encoded by the coding sequence GTGACCGTCGTCCTGTTGGAAGCACTCACCTTCGGCCTGGGCAGGCTGGCCGACGCGGCGGCGGAGGCCGGGCGGAAACTGGTGCTGTACACCGGAAACCGCGACATCTACCGCTACGAGCTCGGCGTGCTCGGGCCGGACAGGGTCGAGGTCGTCGACATCGACACCACCGACATCGAGGCCTGCGAAGCCGCCTTGCGCGCCATCCCGGATCTCGCCGGGATCATCAATTCGACGGATACCTGGGCGTTGCCGGGCGCGGAACTCACCGCCCGGCTCGGCCTGCCCGGCCCGGACGCGGCCGCCGTCCGGGTGCTGCGGGACAAGGGCGCGGTGCGCGATCTGCTGTACGAACACGGGCTCACCCGCGGCAGGCCGGTCCCCGTCATGGTCGCCGAAGAACTCGGCTTTCCCTTGGTGGTCAAGGACTCTTCGGGAACGTCTTCACGTGGGGTGTGGCTCGCCCGCGACCAGGCCGAACTCGACCGGGCGCGGCTGGAGGCGAAGGACACGCCGCTCAAGGGACATCTGATCGCCGAGCCGTATTTCGCCGGGCCGCTCTACAGCGCGGAAACCGTCACCTGGCAGGGGAGGACCCGGTTGCTCGGAATCCTCTCCCGCCAGTTGTCGCCCGAACCCGTGCGGCGCGAGGAAGCCGCCGCGTTCCCGGTGGCCTTCCCCGAGGCCGAGTACGCCGGACTCGCCGACTGGATCGGCCGGGTGCTCAAGGCCGCCGGCCACGAGCAGGGCTTCGCGCATACCGAATTCGTGCTCACCGCCGAGGGGCCGGAGGTCGTCGAGATCAACATCCGGATCGGCGGGGCGATGCTCGGCGAGGCGTTGTGCCGGTCGTTGGACACCAACGTCTATTCCGCGATGATCGCCATGGCGCTGGGCAAGGAGCCCGCCTTGCTCACCCGGAAGATCGGGGGAGGGCCAGGGGTCGGGTTCGTTCTGGCGTATCCCGCCGCGGAAGGTGTGCTGAAGGGCTGGTCGGGGCTCGACAGATTGCCAGGGCTGCCCGGCGCGCCGGAGTGGTATCCGACGGCGAGCCCCGGCGACGAGATCCGGCATCTCACGGATCAGCGGTCGTGCACCGGGATCGTCCTCGCCGAAGGGCCAACGGCCGAACTCGCACTGCATCGCGCGCTCGCCGCGGCGGGCGGGATCACGCCGGAGATCGATTCTTGA
- a CDS encoding iron ABC transporter permease produces the protein MVNVPEPLRLFAEPEEDTARPLRLAGPVLLLSAALVLSLIAGIALGPSNVALADVLRYLGKAITGGTITGDEVTGYSIVWQVRTPRVLLAAVVGAGLAVVGVAVQALVRNALADPFVLGISSGASVGAAAVVVFGLFAGLGVLALSTAAFLGALGATALVYLAARSRFGLTPLRLVLTGVALTYAFQAVMSVLVYLSPNGQAAQTVLFWLLGSLGSATWASLPLAALGVAVAVVVLLRYGTALDVLSMGDETAMSLGTDAAALRRWLFLLTAVVTGLLVAVSGSIGFVGLVLPHVVRMIAGSGHRRVLALAPLVGAVFLVWVDLLARTLVAPEELPLGVITALIGVPVFLVVMRRRGYAFGGR, from the coding sequence GTGGTGAACGTGCCTGAACCGCTCCGCCTCTTCGCGGAACCGGAGGAAGACACGGCACGCCCGCTCCGGCTCGCCGGTCCGGTGCTCCTGCTGTCGGCCGCGCTCGTGCTCTCGCTGATTGCGGGCATCGCGCTCGGGCCGTCCAACGTCGCTCTCGCGGACGTCCTGCGTTACCTGGGAAAGGCGATCACCGGCGGCACCATCACCGGCGACGAGGTCACCGGGTACTCGATCGTCTGGCAGGTTCGTACACCCCGCGTGCTGCTGGCGGCCGTGGTCGGCGCCGGGCTCGCGGTGGTCGGGGTGGCCGTGCAGGCGCTGGTCCGCAACGCCCTCGCCGATCCGTTCGTGCTGGGGATCTCCTCGGGCGCGTCGGTGGGCGCCGCGGCCGTCGTGGTGTTCGGCCTGTTCGCCGGGCTCGGTGTGCTGGCGCTGTCGACGGCGGCCTTCCTCGGCGCGCTCGGCGCGACGGCGCTGGTGTATCTGGCCGCCCGCAGCAGATTCGGGCTGACGCCGTTGCGCCTCGTGCTCACCGGGGTCGCGCTCACCTACGCCTTCCAGGCCGTGATGAGCGTGCTCGTCTATCTCTCGCCGAACGGCCAGGCCGCGCAGACCGTGCTGTTCTGGCTGCTCGGCAGCCTCGGCTCGGCGACGTGGGCGTCACTGCCGCTGGCCGCGCTCGGGGTGGCCGTCGCGGTCGTGGTGCTGCTGCGCTACGGCACCGCGCTCGACGTCCTGTCCATGGGCGACGAGACCGCGATGAGCCTCGGCACCGACGCGGCCGCCTTGCGCCGCTGGCTGTTCCTGCTCACGGCGGTCGTCACCGGGTTGCTCGTGGCGGTCAGCGGGTCGATCGGGTTCGTCGGGCTGGTCCTGCCGCATGTGGTGCGGATGATCGCCGGTTCGGGGCATCGCCGGGTGCTGGCGCTCGCGCCGCTGGTGGGCGCGGTCTTCCTGGTATGGGTCGATCTGCTGGCCCGCACGCTCGTCGCCCCGGAGGAACTGCCGCTCGGCGTGATCACCGCGCTGATCGGCGTCCCGGTGTTCCTTGTCGTGATGCGGCGCCGCGGCTACGCGTTCGGAGGCCGATGA
- a CDS encoding ABC transporter substrate-binding protein: MKPSRVTALFAAALLLSACGAQVEAGPTAPAQATVTNCGAQVTFPAPQRPVAYDVSGAEKLFALGLAGRMRGYVMNSLGDPSIAGSPWKDDYTKVERLGTSRVTREILVNAKADWVIAGWNSGFSEERGITPKLLEQVGIRSYLHTETCWEYPTAKSDVTPLEALYTDLRNLGDIFGVRQRADELVAELKGRFDKVRAGAPKTPPAKVFVYDSGTDQPFTAGKHAAPNDIIDAAGGTNVFRELQDGWGSVGWEAVVKAEPEVIVVVDYADRPAQDKIAFVKSSPQLKNTPAVRDNRFHVISYGDLVSGPRNAAGAESLAAYLRSIGR, from the coding sequence ATGAAGCCGTCCAGGGTGACCGCGCTCTTCGCCGCGGCACTGCTCCTGAGCGCCTGCGGTGCCCAGGTCGAGGCAGGGCCGACCGCGCCGGCGCAGGCCACGGTGACGAATTGCGGGGCACAGGTGACGTTCCCGGCGCCGCAGCGTCCGGTGGCGTACGACGTTTCCGGTGCCGAGAAGCTGTTCGCGCTCGGGCTCGCCGGCCGGATGCGCGGCTACGTGATGAACTCGCTCGGCGACCCGTCGATCGCCGGTTCACCGTGGAAGGACGACTACACCAAGGTCGAACGGCTCGGCACTTCGCGCGTCACCCGCGAGATCCTGGTCAACGCCAAGGCGGATTGGGTGATCGCGGGCTGGAACTCCGGGTTCAGCGAAGAACGCGGGATCACGCCGAAACTGCTGGAGCAGGTCGGCATCCGCAGTTATCTGCACACCGAGACCTGCTGGGAGTATCCCACCGCGAAGTCGGACGTGACACCGCTCGAAGCGCTCTACACCGACTTGCGCAACCTCGGCGACATCTTCGGCGTGCGGCAGCGTGCCGACGAACTGGTCGCGGAACTCAAGGGGCGCTTCGACAAGGTCCGCGCCGGAGCGCCGAAAACACCGCCCGCCAAGGTGTTCGTCTACGATTCCGGCACCGATCAGCCCTTCACCGCCGGAAAACACGCCGCCCCCAACGACATCATCGACGCCGCGGGCGGGACGAACGTCTTCCGCGAACTGCAGGACGGCTGGGGAAGCGTCGGCTGGGAAGCGGTGGTGAAGGCCGAACCCGAGGTGATCGTCGTCGTGGACTACGCCGACCGGCCCGCGCAGGACAAGATCGCGTTCGTGAAATCCTCGCCACAGCTGAAGAACACGCCCGCCGTGCGCGACAACCGGTTCCACGTCATCTCCTACGGCGACCTCGTGAGCGGCCCGCGCAACGCGGCGGGCGCCGAGTCGCTGGCCGCGTACCTGCGTTCGATCGGCCGGTGA